The Thunnus thynnus chromosome 13, fThuThy2.1, whole genome shotgun sequence genome segment ccagggTTAACacaccagagaatactggaccaaaccagggTTAACacaccagagaatactggaccaaaaCAGGGTTAACacaccagagaatactggaccaaaccagggTTAACacaccagagaatactggaccaaaaCAGGGTTAAgacaccagagaatactggaACAAACCAGGattaaaacaccagagaatactggaccaaaccagggTTAACacaccagagaatactggaccaaaaCAGGGTTAATacaccagagaatactggaccaaaacaggcctaaaacacCATAGAATACTGGGCCAAACCAGGgttaaaacaccagagaatactggaccaaaaCAGGGTTAACACACCAGgaaaaactgaaccaaactggGTCTAAAACACCTGGCACTATTagaccaaaacagagccaaAACTTCAGGGACTATTAAACCAAACCAGgattaaaatatcagaaaatattgGACCAAACCAGGTCAAAAATACCAGAGAATATTAGGAAATagggctaaaacaccagagaatactggaccaaaccagggctaaaacaccagagaaaactgaactaaaccagggctaaaacaccagagaatatTGGACCAAACCAGGgttaaaacaccagagaatatTGGACCAAACCAGGgttaaaacaccagagaatattggaccaaaccagggctaaaacaccagagaatactggaccaaaccagggctaaaacaccagagaatactggGCCAAACCAGgcctaaaacaccagagaatactggaccaaaccagggTTAAAACACCAGATaatactggaccaaaccagggTCAAAACTccagagaatactggaccaaaccagagctaaaacaccaggtAAAACTGGGTCTAAAACATCTGGCACTATTagaccaaaacagagccaaAACTCCAGGGACTATTAAACCAAACCAGGATTAAAACACCAGAGAAATAATTCAAGCTTTAGGATTTTGGAACGCGTTTATCATCACGTCCCTTCCAGCAGGGGGCAGTGACGGCATCGCAGCAGGCTTTGGGACGGAGTCGGCCAGTAGCCGGGCGTGGAGGGAGTTGGCCGGCTCTCTGTGCGCCGTGGCCAGCGTGAGTCCAGGCGAGAGCAGCCGTCACCGAGGCAACCAGCATCACCATGACTACCAGAGCAGCGGGGACGAAGCCAACGAGGAAGGCGAGGAGGACTACATCGCGGCAGCGGAGGCGGCCATCGCGGCACTCGGCAGCAGGGTGGACTCCCGGTGTCGGAGCTTCAGGGACTGCAAGCCGCTGCTCATACACAACTCATCTGGGACGGCGGCAAGGGAGTTCCGCAGGGCACCTGTTCAGGTACAGCAGCgctttttgaataaaaaagatagttgtttatatttttaatggtTAAATTTCTCCACATCTGCTGTCTTTCTCCATGTCAGTCTCCTCTGGACGAGCCGGTGGTGTTGACGGATGAAGTGATCTTCCCTCTCACGGTGTCTCTGGACAAACTCCCCGTCAGCACCCTAAAAGTCAAGGTCAGGAGGAAcatctgactgtctgtctgtcttcttttgGATCTATAACTTTAGGCCGGTTTCACATCGAGGTCCAAGGCGACTCTCCCTTAGAGATTTGGTTTGTTTGATGAAAGCTGTTTAAAGACTCCAGAAAACGGATCTTGAGACGACCATAAAAGGgttgatcatcatcatcatgtacaATATGAATCATGGCGGCCAGAAAGGTTGTCTACAGAAACCTAAATGTCTGcctgaaacactgaagaaaataTCAAATCAATCAGCATCTCGCTGGTATTTAACTGACAAGCGAGAGGATTGTTTGCAATTGAAGCACAGCGCAAAACAGCGTCGTTATTATGACATCTCACACACCCAGACATGACGGGGTCTTCGCTGTTTTTGTGCGTCGTATCACAACCGAAGTATCAGTATTAACATAATTAGAAAAAGAGTCTATTTTTCTCTTACTATGGTTGCAGAAATAACTTAAAATCGGacttcagtacagtacttgagtaaatgtacgtagtaactttccaccactggatgtAGGTGATTAAATAATTGATCAGAGGGTTGATTCCCTTTTTCCAAACAATTGAAGATTGATTCCCTGCAGAGTTCACCTGTAAACACTAATCATCTtatctcgtgtgtgtgtgtgtgtgtgtgtgtgtgtgtgtgtgtgtgtgtgttcaggtgatggtcacggtgtggAAGAGGGAGGCGGAGAAAGTGGAGGTGCAGGAGCTCGGCTACCTGAGCGTCCTGCAGCAACGAGAGCCGACACACACTTTCAGACACGACCTGAATACCTTCAAGGCTCAAGgtaccacaaacacacacacacacacacacacacacacacacacacacacacacacacacacacatgctattAGATAACAGGTGTTACTGGTAGCTCCAGATGTAGACACATGGCACTTGGAGGCACTGAAATTAAAACTATGTCAATACAAGAGAGTTTGTCCCtcaaactgaacacacacagaaaggagTAATAACAATCAGCAGAGTAGCAATTAAACCTCATTAATATTcaactttaactttattattatccTCAAGGAAAACTGGTCTGACGTCAGTTAGAAGCAACAGTCAGTAGTTCAAGACTTATAAATGAATTAAGTGTATTTgatgatgaataaaaatataatatttaaaataaaatctaataaacATACCTATAGAACAGCAGCAGGTCCGTCCAAAATCAGAAACACCATCCTGTGAAAAGGTGGAAGATGCCAGATACACAGAGCTGAATAAAGTGCAAGTTTCTGTATTATTATATGAAGAGATTCAGTCTTTCATTGGCCACAGAAGTAAAATAGAGTCTGAAGCGTTGAGCGTCCTGCAGCAGCGGCTTGAAGTTGATGATCAGGAcggtttttattttatcagacTGAAGCAACCAAAGCAAACAGCAGGTTCAATAAAACACTGTTCATTACACGCCTTAAAAGATTAAACGCTGCTGAACTTTGCTTTGTACAAACGGCATCGATACTTGTTATCAATGTTAAAGTATTTCTACACAGGAAAACAATCAAtgagcctcatgcaagaacactTTTATCCTAAAACTGACTTTTGTTCAAACAAACTCTGAACTCACAAAGCTGAACGTTCCTCAGATTTCATCATCGACGCCAACAAGGCGACCGGTAGGACTGCagctgttgattattttcattattgatgaatccGCTGATAATTTTCATCAGTAATAATAGTTTCTGATTAACTGTCTGATGATTTAATAATCGTTGCAGTTCTACAAAAATGTTCCCGAAGAGTAAAAGAAGAATCAGAGGTTTCTGCTGTCGTCGtattagaggagctgaaactaTCAGACAACATGAATCCATCAGCAGCTGCTGCGCTGtgacagaaatttaaaaaaaaaaaaaaagtctttgtaaAGCAAAACGCTCCATGACTGATATGAGAGGCGTCATGTGAccgtcacagagatattagaggagagaatatgaTGTTACACTGGAGctgcagctgtttactgctgctGACATCAGCACATCAGGAAACTGGCAGCCAGgacggtgatgatgatgatgatgatgatgatgatgaatgtaatattttatttgagtTGATTCAGTATCATTCAGATGAAGACATCATGACTCTTGTAAAGAAAATCAGTTCATGACTTGTACGACTCGTCTCGTaaatggacgtagttaccgtgacgtcacccgttggtttctgaagagcggttttgaagctcaaagtgagccgctccggccgtcgccatcttggcagtgcatgacgccgcctaactcccagccaatcaaaagtgggcaaagaggcggggccgaacggctgaaacaagccacctagcggctggcggacctgtcactcaaagcagccatgtccttcattatgcagaactttacggcttaataaaacttaaacaggtgagttataaaaaaattcatcCCCCgcccagttgtcatgaaagaggaaattagctacagagaccaaaaccgttgtttgtaccaggctgtaaacatgtttatttctgctgtaaagttggacattttaacatgggggtctatggggattgactcgcttttggagcctcaagtggtcgttcaaggaactgcagtttttggcttcattttacagtcccggaggttgctgcttggttcaGACCTAAAAGAAAATTCAACAAAAGAACCACAAATTTTCTTAAATCAGGTGTACGTGCCTCTTAAGACTGAACCTGTTTGTATTACTGGTTCTTGCATGAGACCAGATGTCTGCATCCTGCATGGTTgtgtaaataatcaataaataataataagtgtGTTCTTCTAAAATCACTGATTGTGTTCTGACACGTGTCAGGACCATGCAAAgacaacgtcaattatgactctttctattatcattttttcatccatgaaggttttatatttgttaaactttccttgagccaagaaaagtgatttaaaaaaccATGATGTCACCACAAAAAAAGTCTGTGGGCCGAGGGGGAACTCAAGGGCGAggccagcaggagaaacaccactgcacatattcagtgggacGGATACCCCTGCAAGTaaacccagaagctagaaacaTTTTTGGTGAATACACCAGGCAAGCAgctcttattggactgaataggTGCTATTTTTGGTCTCGTATCCAGCTCTTACAATACATCCACGGTCCCTGTGCAGGGTTAGCGGTCAGGATGTTATCAAACCTGCCAGCCTCACCGTGATGACAATGAGAATCTGTCACAGTCACTGTGTCCATCGTTGTTTGCCTTTATATATTTATGGCATGTAACATACCattgaatatattttgtgtatggattaaacCAATGAGATACAACGTGTTGAGTgtgctttagaggtgctggtagctATATTTTGTCACTACAGACAGAACCAGACTAGCAGTTTTCCCCTGTTTCTAGCcctatgctaagctaggctaattaCACCCCAATACAGACATCAGATATCAATCtcactctaaaaaaaaatctttagaGTTTGATATAAATTGTGCCCTGAAAACAGAGATAGGTCTAGGACATatttaacttagcttagcataatttAGCATAAGGATTGGAAGCACTGGGAAACTTCTAGCCTTGAAAAACAATGCAAAGTaaatttttccttatttgtaCTTTAAAGGCCAAATTCAACAAAGTGGCACACTATGTAAAATGCCATGTGGAGATGATAAAAGAGACAGTTGTTAGCAATGGTTACTTTAAGGATAATAATATATACACTGtagcacctttttaaaaaatacaagaatGTCTGAATTCTTGAGATTATTATGGATTAAAGTTTGGTAGCCTGTCATAGTAGTCTTTTTTCTACATGTCCCACAGGATTTAGTTTGAaccacaaacaacaaagaacagggaaaaacaacaaatatctCTTAAGTATTCTTCAATTATAAGAtgataaaactgtaaaacaggaCATGAGTGCAGACTGACATCATCGTACTGAATGTGTTCGTCCACAGTGAGCACCACTCTGACCGTCCTGCCGCCTCCCACCGTCCGCTGCAAGCAGATGACGGTCTCCGGGAGGCACCTCGCTGTCCTCAAAGGTAGGAGATCTAAAGAAACCTGCCCTGtgcttcttgtcttttttcaggTGACTATTCAGACCTTCGTTCATAAGCTACATGTGGATTATAATGTTTTCAATCAGTTGCATCTATTGAACAGCAGCAGAGGGCGCTGTCTTACTAGTCATCTGAGTTTAATTTCACTGCACGTTAAGACTAAAATATAGCTTTAATATAGAATTAACACAGAATAATTAACAGTTGTGTCAAACTGTAGCATTCAGTGACTCAACATGAACTAGGTCCTAAACCGTgaatctgtttcctcctctcagtGCTGAATGAGTCGTCTCAGGAGGAAGTGAGTATTCGGGATGTTCGCGTTTTACCAAACCTCAACGCCTCCTACCTTCCCATGATGCCAGACGGCTCCGTGCTGCTGGTGGACAACGTGTGGTACGTACAGAAACGTGTGTTCATGTGAAGTAGAGTTCTGTCACATCTGGCTTGTCAAGTCGTATCATGTTATGTGTGATATGAAACACATCAGATTATCATGTTGTTACTGTAGGTGGGTGTCATGTTGTGTCTTTTGATTGTGTTTACATTATACTGAAGTTATGTCCCACTACAGGAAGTTACATCACATTACACGTTGTTGTTTTGATGTGCTGTGAATCCGCCATGTTGTTACATCACGTCATGATACGATGTCTGTTACACTGTGTTATCATGACGTCATGGTCTGCAACATTACGTCATGTTACATTGTTACATGTTTATGTTGAGTTTTCTTCTGTTACATTGTGCTCTGTTGCAGTCACTTCATCATGTTAACGATGGGTTACGTTACGTTGTGTTGTGTTGCGTCACGTTATTTTGCGTTACGTTATGTTGTGTTACGTTACATTGTGTTGCTTTATGTTATGTTACGTTGTTTTGCGTTATGATGTGTTATGCTATGTTACATTGTGTTACGTTACGTTATGTTACGTTACGTTATGTTACGTTGTTTTTCGTTGTTTTGCATTACAGTGTTGTGTTACGTTACGTTGTTTTGTGTTACATTGTGTTACATTGTGTTGTGTTACGTTACGTTATGTTAcgttgttttgtgttgttttgcattACAGTGTTATGTTACGTTACGTTATGTGTTGTGTTACATTATGTCACgttatgttgtgttgtgttatgttgtgttagAGTATACTGTGTTACACTAAGATTTACTTGCCTTCTGTTACATTCTGTTATGTAACAGTGCGCAGTGTTACATTATATTATGTTGTGAATCAATATTTCTGCATTTGTGGTTTTTGCTATTTGAAGTCTTAAAAACTGAGTCTTCACATGATGGAGAACTCACTGGTCACACTGCGTCTCCTCTCCAGCCACCAGTCAGGTGAGGTCGGCATGGCGTCTTTCTGCAGAGTGGACAGTCTGGCCTGCCGCCTTCCCAGCATGCTCAGCGCTTTGGAGGAGCACGACTTTCTGTTCCAGCTGCACCTTAACGACATGCCGCAGGACGACTCCAACGAGGTCTGTACACGTTTCTTACAGGATGTGACCTTTTTTATGGTTATCAGCTTAATGTAACCTTCAAGTTAATGTTTTGGATAATGAAGCAGTTGTTGATCTTaatattttcatagttttgggtACGTTGGTTGTCAGTATGTGTGTTGCTTTATTTTCAGGGGTTAGAGGTTCCCCTGGTCGCTGTGCTGCAGTGGTCAACTCCCAAGATGCCTTTCACCAACTGTATCTACACTCACTACAGGTAAGAAAACCCCAGAAACCccaaacatgcaaaaaatgtCACGGATAGTACCAGTTAATCCTGTTGTTTGTCATCAATATTTGAAGGGACAGTTCACTGTTCCGTGATATTCACCAGGACACTCATCCTGACCGTCTGTTTACAGTCGAGCTGCTGtccgtcctctctctctctctctctcaggttgCCCAGTATCCGTCTGGACCGGCCGCGGTTCGTGATGACGGCCAGCTGCCCGAGCACCGTCAGGGTGAAGGAACACTTCAAGGTGAAATACGTTCTGCTCAACAACCTGCAGGACTTCCTGGCTGTACGGCTCGTCTGGACTCCAGagggtcagtgtgtgtttctgtcaagtCAACCCAAcgttcctccatgagcagcagtgaggaaaaactcccctttaacaggaagaaacctcaagcagaaccggactctaggtggacgcc includes the following:
- the trappc14 gene encoding trafficking protein particle complex subunit 14 isoform X1, yielding MVQMMESQCEYFMYFPAVPITDLSDPARYRTLPRRSHLYLGETVRFLLVLRCKDAGATPTEHGPAGGSDGIAAGFGTESASSRAWRELAGSLCAVASVSPGESSRHRGNQHHHDYQSSGDEANEEGEEDYIAAAEAAIAALGSRVDSRCRSFRDCKPLLIHNSSGTAAREFRRAPVQSPLDEPVVLTDEVIFPLTVSLDKLPVSTLKVKVMVTVWKREAEKVEVQELGYLSVLQQREPTHTFRHDLNTFKAQVSTTLTVLPPPTVRCKQMTVSGRHLAVLKVLNESSQEEVSIRDVRVLPNLNASYLPMMPDGSVLLVDNVCHQSGEVGMASFCRVDSLACRLPSMLSALEEHDFLFQLHLNDMPQDDSNEGLEVPLVAVLQWSTPKMPFTNCIYTHYRLPSIRLDRPRFVMTASCPSTVRVKEHFKVKYVLLNNLQDFLAVRLVWTPEGRGQGEDTALAAVVCHTPLSNLGHCRKGSTLSFSVAFQILKPGLYELSQHMKLKLQFTASVSNPPPDARPLSRKNSPSSPAVRDLLDRHQASLGRSQSFSHQQPSRSHIMRTGSAMERRAITPPVGSPVGRPLYLPPQDKTLLSLDKIAKRECKVLVVDPVC
- the trappc14 gene encoding trafficking protein particle complex subunit 14 isoform X2 yields the protein MVQMMESQCEYFMYFPAVPITDLSDPARYRTLPRRSHLYLGETVRFLLVLRCKDAGATPTEHGPGGSDGIAAGFGTESASSRAWRELAGSLCAVASVSPGESSRHRGNQHHHDYQSSGDEANEEGEEDYIAAAEAAIAALGSRVDSRCRSFRDCKPLLIHNSSGTAAREFRRAPVQSPLDEPVVLTDEVIFPLTVSLDKLPVSTLKVKVMVTVWKREAEKVEVQELGYLSVLQQREPTHTFRHDLNTFKAQVSTTLTVLPPPTVRCKQMTVSGRHLAVLKVLNESSQEEVSIRDVRVLPNLNASYLPMMPDGSVLLVDNVCHQSGEVGMASFCRVDSLACRLPSMLSALEEHDFLFQLHLNDMPQDDSNEGLEVPLVAVLQWSTPKMPFTNCIYTHYRLPSIRLDRPRFVMTASCPSTVRVKEHFKVKYVLLNNLQDFLAVRLVWTPEGRGQGEDTALAAVVCHTPLSNLGHCRKGSTLSFSVAFQILKPGLYELSQHMKLKLQFTASVSNPPPDARPLSRKNSPSSPAVRDLLDRHQASLGRSQSFSHQQPSRSHIMRTGSAMERRAITPPVGSPVGRPLYLPPQDKTLLSLDKIAKRECKVLVVDPVC